One genomic window of Oncorhynchus kisutch isolate 150728-3 linkage group LG24, Okis_V2, whole genome shotgun sequence includes the following:
- the LOC109880026 gene encoding kelch repeat and BTB domain-containing protein 12 codes for MDPQVMVPGQAEHGLLLLGQLERMWGARELTDVVLLAEGIPFPCHRVVLSAFSPYFQAMFTCGLRETRGGEVPLRDTPAQSLELLLGYMYRAQLPLSHDNTQGVAAAAFLLHIDGAFRLCQSYMLDSMDTSNCVGLYHWARDLGAADLADLALRYLCRHFAQVCQEEEVLELDAQSLGGLLGSDDLNVTQEESVLELVLRWVEKRRGDEQSEAQAVELLRRVRLELIDPNFLRRARRRNPVLLRDAECFGMIDAALQTSYLSVAAAPPRPTLRYGMETTDLLLCLGGTDEGGVPARRGGQADLSLCFAPQARRTYYIPSPVKGTGTITAGAVTRDNSIVVAVEEEDEHRTKRLGMYRYDRSCEGSWEELCWVGYRDMYALAALGDALYLLGGQMKVRNHYIITNSVERWSLRRGGSWLSFAPLPLPLACHCVVSLKDHLYVLGGWTPQSDRPDDEPDRLSSRVFQFDPGKDRWIECENMRYSRYRCGVATLNGEIYMLGGIGCEGEDRGQSRRCLSSVEIYNPEEDTWRSGPTLPTALLSLRTNASNIGEVDGKLYLCGYYKGAGRHEIITKEILELDPKDNVWTVVERRAAMHDSYSVCLVANLNPRDLSTPSSDH; via the exons ATGGACCCCCAGGTGATGGTGCCTGGTCAGGCTGAACATGGACTTCTTCTGCTGGGGCAGCTGGAGAGGATGTGGGGGGCCAGGGAACTGACTGACGTGGTTCTCCTGGCCGAGGGCATTCCATTCCCCTGTCACCGGGTGGTGCTATCCGCCTTCAGCCCTTACTTCCAG GCCATGTTTACCTGTGGTCTGAGGGAGACCCGTGGAGGTGAGGTGCCTCTCAGGGACACTCCTGCCCAGAGCTTGGAGCTGCTCCTGGGGTACATGTACCGCGCCCAGCTGCCTCTCTCCCACGACAACACTCAGGGAGTGGCCGCTGCTGCCTTCCTGCTGCACATAGACGGGGCATTCAG GTTGTGTCAGAGCTACATGTTGGACAGCATGGATACTTCCAACTGTGTAGGACTGTACCACTGGGCCAGAGACCTGGGGGCCGCTGACCTGGCAGACCTCGCCCTGAGATACTTGTGTCGTCACTTTGCCCAG gTGTGTCAGGAAGAGGAGGTGTTGGAGTTGGACGCCCAGAGTCTGGGGGGTCTGCTGGGTTCAGACGACCTGAATGTGACCCAGGAGGAGAGCGTTCTGGAACTGGTGCTGCGCTGGGTGGAGAAGCGCAGGGGAGATGAGCAGAGTGAGGCCCAGGCCGTGGAGCTCCTCAGGCGGGTACGACTGGAGCTGATAGACCCCAACTTCCTCAGGAGAGCCAGGAGGAGAAACCCG GTATTGCTCCGGGATGCGGAATGCTTCGGGATGATCGACGCGGCTCTTCAGACTTCTTATCTCTCTGTGGCGGCTGCCCCTCCTCGCCCCACCCTGCGTTACGGGATGGAGACCACAGACCTGCTCCTCTGCCTGGGGGGGACTGATGAAGGGGGCGTCCCAGCCCGCCGGGGGGGTCAGGCTGACCTCAGCTTATGCTTCGCCCCCCAGGCCAGAAGGACGTACTACATCCCCTCTCCAGTGAAGGGGACAGGGACGATCACGGCAGGGGCGGTGACAAGGGACAacagcatagtggtggctgtagAAGAGGAGGACGAACACAGGACCAAGAGGCTGGggatgtacag GTATGATCGGTCTTGtgagggcagctgggaggagctaTGCTGGGTGGGGTACAGGGACATGTATGCCCTGGCGGCACTAGGTGATGCCCTCTACCTGCTGGGGGGACAGATGAAGGTCAGGAACCATTACATCATCACCAACAGTGTTGAGAGGTGGTCGCTGAGAAGGGGCGGGTCCTGGCTGAGCTTCGCTCCTCTGCCTCTCCCATTGGCCTGTCACTGTGTGGTCAGCCTCAAGGACCACCTTTACGTGCTGGGGGGCTGGACGCCACAG TCTGACCGTCCAGACGATGAGCCAGACAGGCTGAGTAGCCGTGTGTTCCAGTTTGACCCAGGCAAGGACCGGTGGATAGAGTGTGAGAACATGAGATACTCACGCTACCGCTGTGGAGTCGCTACACTCAATGGAGAGATCTACATGCTAG GGGGTATAGGGTGTGAGGGGGAGGACCGTGGCCAATCTCGTCGCTGCCTGAGCTCAGTGGAGATCTACAACCCAGAAGAAGAtacctggaggtcagggccaaCCCTCCCCACAGCTCTCCTCTCTTTACGAACCAATGCCTCCAACATTGGGGAGGTGGACGGCAAGCTGTACCTCTGTGGCTACTACAAGGGGGCAG GTCGCCATGAGATCATCACCAAGGAGATCTTAGAGCTGGATCCCAAGGACAACGTGTGGACGGTGGTGGAGCGTCGAGCAGCCATGCATGACAGCTACAGCGTCTGTCTGGTGGCCAACCTCAACCCCCGTGATCTCTCAACCCCGAGCTCTGACCATTGA